The Leadbettera azotonutricia ZAS-9 genome has a window encoding:
- a CDS encoding beta-L-arabinofuranosidase domain-containing protein translates to MKTDKLHNALSAFPLTAVEPKGWLLRQLEIQMKGLTGILHEAWDSVGSYSGWLGGTGENWERCPYYLDGLLPLSYYLDDGKHRELCDRFIAWALKSQDKEGNFGPAASKDDYWSRFVMLKVLIQYAEITGDPQVNVLCKGYFKYAAKSLDQRPLAQWGKARAGDLLYCIKWLYEQEPDAALIDLAQKVSSQALDWGGLYTNFPFTRATSFYYNWDKVKANNTWSQFDVAMAFHATHIVNVAMGLKFPAMQYCFDHNKDHYAALKAGLEALAKYHGTAAGIFNGDEHLSGNSPSQGAELCSVVELMFSLQCMLESFGDPAWGDLLERIAYNSLPATISEDFMSHQYLQQANQVLATVAKRNWFNNDDTSNTFGLEPNFGCCTANMHQGWPKFLKSLWFREGEDTLVSMVFAPSAVKLVFEGCPYKLELGTSYPFRDILNYKVVEGRGKEFTLKIRHPQWASNFDVRINGKPEAVTSVDNFLVIKRIWDCGDILNCHFAMPIAKSRWFNNSLAVERGPLVFGLDIAEKWTAFRETGGIKDYEIRPESEWNYALDEGGTIEAKEKEIADLPFSKKSPPVILEAPARKLPSWGLENNSAAPPPLSPVQTAEPVEIIRLIPYGCAKLRISQFPYYSEASLK, encoded by the coding sequence TTCACAATGCCCTTTCAGCCTTTCCCTTGACTGCGGTGGAACCCAAAGGCTGGCTGCTCAGACAGCTGGAAATTCAGATGAAAGGGCTGACAGGGATCCTCCATGAAGCCTGGGACAGTGTCGGATCGTATTCCGGATGGCTGGGGGGAACCGGAGAAAACTGGGAGCGGTGCCCCTATTACCTGGACGGGCTTCTTCCCCTCTCCTATTACCTGGATGACGGGAAACACCGGGAGCTTTGCGATAGGTTCATTGCCTGGGCGCTGAAAAGCCAGGACAAGGAGGGCAACTTTGGGCCTGCCGCATCAAAGGATGATTATTGGTCCCGGTTTGTCATGCTTAAGGTCCTCATTCAATATGCTGAAATTACCGGTGATCCCCAGGTTAACGTTCTTTGCAAAGGGTACTTCAAATATGCTGCCAAGAGCCTGGACCAGCGGCCCCTGGCGCAGTGGGGCAAAGCCCGGGCCGGGGATCTGCTTTATTGCATAAAATGGCTTTATGAGCAGGAACCGGATGCCGCGCTTATTGATCTTGCCCAAAAAGTCTCTTCCCAGGCATTGGACTGGGGCGGCCTTTATACAAACTTCCCGTTTACCCGTGCAACAAGCTTCTATTATAATTGGGACAAGGTAAAGGCAAATAATACCTGGAGCCAATTTGATGTCGCAATGGCTTTCCATGCTACTCATATTGTGAATGTTGCCATGGGGCTGAAATTCCCTGCCATGCAATACTGTTTCGATCACAACAAAGATCATTATGCCGCGCTTAAGGCCGGGCTTGAGGCTTTGGCAAAATACCATGGGACCGCCGCCGGGATATTCAACGGGGACGAGCATCTTTCCGGCAATTCCCCCTCCCAGGGGGCTGAACTCTGTTCTGTGGTGGAACTCATGTTCAGCCTTCAATGCATGCTCGAAAGTTTTGGCGATCCTGCCTGGGGGGATCTTTTGGAGCGAATTGCTTACAATAGCCTGCCTGCTACCATCAGCGAGGATTTTATGTCCCACCAGTATCTGCAGCAAGCCAATCAAGTCCTGGCCACTGTGGCAAAACGGAATTGGTTCAATAACGACGATACTTCCAATACCTTTGGGCTGGAGCCGAATTTTGGCTGCTGCACTGCCAATATGCACCAGGGCTGGCCTAAATTCCTTAAAAGCCTTTGGTTCAGGGAGGGGGAGGACACCCTGGTTTCCATGGTATTTGCCCCCTCGGCAGTCAAATTGGTTTTCGAAGGCTGCCCCTACAAACTGGAATTAGGGACCAGCTATCCATTCAGGGATATCTTGAACTACAAGGTGGTTGAAGGAAGGGGCAAAGAATTTACCCTGAAGATCCGCCATCCCCAGTGGGCTTCGAATTTTGATGTACGGATCAACGGGAAGCCAGAAGCTGTCACATCAGTAGACAATTTTTTGGTTATAAAGCGCATTTGGGATTGCGGGGATATTCTGAATTGCCATTTTGCCATGCCCATAGCCAAAAGCCGCTGGTTTAACAACAGCCTCGCGGTCGAACGGGGGCCCCTGGTTTTCGGCCTGGATATAGCTGAAAAATGGACAGCCTTCCGGGAAACAGGGGGCATAAAGGATTATGAGATCCGCCCGGAATCGGAATGGAATTATGCCCTTGACGAGGGGGGAACTATCGAAGCAAAGGAAAAAGAGATAGCTGACCTGCCATTTTCCAAGAAAAGCCCACCGGTAATCCTGGAAGCCCCCGCCCGGAAGCTTCCCTCCTGGGGCCTGGAGAACAACAGCGCAGCCCCTCCGCCCCTAAGCCCTGTGCAAACTGCGGAACCAGTGGAGATTATACGCCTTATACCTTATGGCTGTGCAAAACTCAGGATTTCCCAATTTCCCTATTATTCGGA